In Anopheles gambiae chromosome 2, idAnoGambNW_F1_1, whole genome shotgun sequence, a single window of DNA contains:
- the LOC5667392 gene encoding la-related protein Larp4B isoform X2 — protein sequence MDTGYVLMNGVDNTTGLLSTNASSAVYSAPGVGAVSVATVITPTAAAASTIITSGMSSMTIVAQQQQQPAPQAAPQAVDYSALNGTAAANEASTAASNAAATQEYYTEGGTSPATAAPVTNAAIIATANTSNNSYSTPALVSSHPPSSSSSSNNNGVSSSIINDGAAVVTAATDVGKVMLMDGGMVGPPVANSGGGTIVVSSDNNNPTSSSSSTEHNGMPLEQLKQLLQTQLDYYFSRENLANDTYLLTQMDNDQYVPIWTIANFNQVKKLTKDIKLITEVLRESPNVQVDEDGLKVRPNHKRCIVILREISDNTPVEDVKNIFQGENCPRFISCEFAHNNSWYITFESDEDAQRAFRYLREEVKEFQGKPIMARIKAKPMNRLPITPVGGVPMKNGLNGFRTTPPPGSAVAAGAAVGGVIPPSAASATAAAAAAAAAAAAAMGGVTTAAYDPVQTAPLNAATIATYPNGQRYILQHNAPLPQGYNTAVHMFPFQQQPLYGGFVPSWQPAQGNYFEMSPYLTNGMQPVTVYPASGGAGGTAAGAGGGGGGGAAGGGKQQNGRYGGVPGGGGGHRQNPRNKRQSQQQQQQHGGASNDGQSVTTNSGVAGSTGMHRQQQSSGGGYQAQSAGSAGSGAASGAAGVQSQVASTYQASAAGGGGGKSAGLLGGKPSTAAGTTATGATGMVYLPQYTHYLTAAPLQHQQQQQQLYSGQQQQQTDGGAMELVVRTDLQRQGMQQQQQQHVYEDETGANTVLVVPAYTTAGGGRKNSSTNASSATIMSLDATQQPWVPNQPRRNPRRRKDEMMMPMDGGVGGAAAGGSMYGSSMRHGTIYSGSNSSNTNNGSSSSSSNNGAASVNNTSSNKVIMHTTSLNQLAPSTGGGGGGSGGGKYQGRGDRGRGGDNNGYAGGLIASEHHGGGGYHSQQGHHRNAAAAPSGGGLLDSSSSFQQHGAAGGGHNKQQQLQDMMHHTQQQQQQYHSHPMSQQPHLGHHQQSQQQQHHHSSSSSGANNHQTQQHSNTSTNPHGHHNQQGAAGQQSQPHQQQHHVLQQSSHQLHTAQQQSQGSGSHHHHHNQQQQQQQHHHYHQQQHHQQAIVATGGSSNAGGGGASSAASNGGGSTAASSNSATTTNSNNSSSTTNSSSNSTSVQFDLEPAAFPPLPGHEGRSLITAGTGGTAGSSASGNASAGRSGSKGGNASAAAATYGQAAQQHLPGGAVGNASGTSASSSTSSTTAHRNDASDGGGGGLASSSAATAGGASSGLLSGPAAAAAPPPVVSAWGENHRLADVVKGTAKGVRAPGAATVAAIVAGTATVPVVSANSSSSSNELSLGGKSATEPKAATNESGPTNSNGASGASGTSNQQQQNNHLPVIKGSTNAATSGGSQTASTLSSSSSHSSASTGTTHSSVAAANSAAPVSTGTSTADKSTKTDVSLLQMAATPVTAAPTTTTSRATSTATLESAASVVKGEAAASAPPPTTANAATMTSTDFTTKSSSSGTAAAAAAASPSVTSAGGSGAAKKPSTSTNAATNTTATSHANTSSAGSSKSSTSAAAAPQPPPPTFSLQNHPPLVPHDSTAATATVPAATPQVRLSYAQVAQHLAEQSKDSKEQASSLPSHNHHHGSDKLTGSAMGSTTTTAVSSSSASSGGGGGVVEKENSNALAASSESNGSTAVAASTATTGATVAHGTAGGSAAAGNGNNNNNTGGFIGVSSKRKDSGAGGRSSTGGTTAHHHHGDGFREQRDTRYNQQHGASGNTNARNSKDYRQSSGGAGGGGGGHTNAIGSASLHSGAGGLRNAAPEQNNNNHAHHQGGGGGGGGRSTGNSGNSGNNNNHHSNNNSAGGGAPKSGGARSVRKDYQSHQQQPQQQQQQAHQTHPRSPK from the exons ATGGATACTG GCTACGTGCTGATGAATGGTGTCGACAACACAACAGGCTTACTGTCCACAAACGCTTCTAGCGCGGTTTACTCTGCCCCCGGCGTGGGAGCGGTCTCGGTCGCCACAGTCATCAcaccgacagcagcagcggcaagcaCAATCATAACCAGCGGAATGTCCAGCATGACGATCgtagcacagcagcagcagcagccagcaccACAAGCCGCCCCGCAAGCGGTGGACTACAGTGCCCTGAACGGAACCGCTGCTGCGAACGAAGCATCGACGGCTGCTTCCAACGCCGCCGCCACACAGGAGTACTACACGGAAGGCGGCACCTCGCCTGCTACGGCGGCGCCCGTTACCAACGCTGCAATAATAGCCACGGCCAACACTAGTAATAATAGTTATAGCACTCCTGCCCTCGTCAGTAGCCATccgccgagcagcagcagcagcagcaacaataatGGCGTCAGCAGTAGCATCATCAACGACGGTGCGGCAGTCGTCACGGCCGCCACCGACGTCGGAAAGGTGATGCTGATGGACGGCGGGATGGTGGGGCCGCCAGTAGCGAACAGTGGCGGCGGTACCATCGTCGTTTCCAGTGATAACAACAATCCTactagtagcagtagtagtaccGAACACAACGGGATGCCTTTAGAGCAGCTGAAGCAGCTGCTACAAACACAGCTTGATTACTATTTTTCgcg AGAAAACCTTGCGAACGACACATATCTCCTGACACAAATGGACAACGATCAGTACGTGCCAATCTGGACAATTGCGAACTTCAATCAGGTGAAGAAGCTTACCAAGGACATCAAGCTGATAACGGAGGTGCTGCGTGAGTCCCCGAACGTGCAGGTGGACGAGGATGGCCTAAAGGTGCGCCCGAACCACAAGCGGTGCATCGTGATATTGCGTGAAATATCGGACAACACGCCGGTCGAGGACGTTAAG AACATTTTCCAAGGCGAAAACTGTCCGCGCTTCATTTCCTGCGAATTTGCCCACAACAACTCGTGGTACATTACGTTCGAGTCGGACGAAGACGCCCAGCGAGCGTTCCGGTATTTGCGCGAGGAGGTGAAAGAATTCCAG GGTAAACCAATCATGGCGCGAATAAAGGCCAAACCAATGAACCGGCTACCGATCACACCGGTAGGCGGTGTGCCGATGAAAAATGGACTGAACGGTTTCCGGACGACGCCGCCGCCGGGTTCGGCCGTCGCGGCGGGCGCTGCTGTCGGTGGTGTCATACCGCCGTCGGCCGCTTCGGCCACTGCCgccgcggcagcagcggcagccgcGGCCGCCGCTGCAATGGGCGGCGTAACGACCGCAGCGTACGATCCGGTACAAACGGCGCCCCTGAATGCGGCCACCATTGCGACCTACCCGAATGGCCAGCGGTACATACTGCAGCACAATGCACCGTTGCCGCAGGGCTACAACACGGCCGTGCACATGTTT CcattccagcagcagccactgTACGGCGGCTTCGTGCCATCGTGGCAGCCAGCTCAGGGCAACTATTTCGAGATGAGCCCGTACCTAACGAATGGCATGCAGCCGGTGACGGTCTATCCGGCCagcggtggtgctggtggaacggCGGCAGGtgctggcggcggcggtggtggtggtgcggctgGCGGCGGCAAACAGCAGAACGGCCGGTACGGTGGAGTGccgggcggtggcggtggccacCGGCAGAATCCTCGCAACAAACGCcaatcgcagcagcagcagcagcagcacggaggAGCAAGTAACGATGGTCAGTCGGTTACAACGAACAGCGGTGTCGCCGGTTCAACCGGTAtgcatcggcagcagcagtcgtcGGGCGGCGGCTACCAGGCGCAAAGCGCAGGTAGTGCCGGCAGTGGCGCTGCCTCTGGGGCCGCCGGCGTCCAGTCGCAGGTCGCCAGCACGTACCAGGCAAGCGCggcgggcggcggcggtggcaaaAGTGCCGGCCTGCTCGGTGGCAAACCTTCCACGGCCGCCGGCACGACGGCAACCGGTGCGACCGGTATGGTGTACCTTCCCCAGTACACCCACTACCTAACTGCCGCACCActgcaacatcagcagcagcagcagcaactttaCAGtggccaacagcagcagcaaacggacGGCGGAGCGATGGAGCTCGTTGTGCGGACGGATCTGCAGCGGCAGGGcatgcagcaacagcagcagcagcacgtgtaCGAGGACGAAACCGGTGCCAACACGGTGCTGGTAGTGCCCGCCTACACGACGGCCGGTGGCGGGCGCAAAAACTCCAGCACAAACGCGTCGAGCGCGACGATCATGTCGCTGGACGCTACCCAGCAGCCGTGGGTGCCGAACCAGCCGCGGCGGAACCCGCGCCGACGGAAGGACGAGATGATGATGCCGATGGACGGCGGTGTTGGTGGGGCCGCGGCCGGCGGCAGCATGTACGGCAGCAGCATGCGGCACGGTACGATCTACAGCGGCAGTAATAGCAGTAACACTAAcaacggtagcagcagcagcagcagcaacaacggtGCAGCCAGTGTGAATAATACCAGTAGCAATAAGGTTATCATGCATACAACTAGTCTCAACCAATTGGCGCCTTCCaccggtggaggaggaggaggtagCGGGGGCGGTAAATACCAGGGCCGCGGGGACCGTGGGCGCGGTGGTGATAATAATGGATACGCCGGCGGTCTCATCGCGTCGGAGCATCACGGTGGCGGTGGATACCACTCGCAACAAGGGCACCATCGGAAtgcggcagcagcaccgtcTGGCGGTGGGTTGCTCGATTCCAGTTCTTCCTTTCAGCAGCACGGTGCAGCAGGCGGTGGCCAcaataagcagcagcagctgcaggatATGATGCACcacacccagcagcagcagcagcagtaccattCGCATCCAATGAGTCAGCAACCGCACCTAGGCCATCATCAGcaatcgcagcagcagcagcaccaccattcgtcctcctcctcgggTGCGAACAATCACCAAACgcagcaacacagcaacacCAGTACCAATCCTCACGGCCATCATAATCAGCAGGGAGCGGCGGGTCAGCAGTCCCagccgcaccagcagcaacaccatgTGTTGCAGCAGTCCTCCCATCAGCTGCACACGGCGCAGCAACAATCGCAGGGCTCGGGatcgcaccatcatcatcataaccagcagcagcagcagcagcagcatcaccactaccaccagcagcagcaccatcagcaagCGATCGTCGCGACAGGTGGATCGTCGAACGCTGGAGGCGGTGGTGCTAGTAGCGCAGCCAGCAACGGGGGCGGCAGTACGGCCGCCAGCTCCAAcagtgccaccaccaccaacagcaacaacagctccagcaccaccaacagcagcagcaacagtaccAGTGTTCAGTTCGATCTCGAACCAGCGGCATTTCCGCCCCTTCCGGGCCACGAGGGACGCAGCCTCATCACGGCCGGGACCGGCGGGACGGCCGGTAGTTCCGCCAGTGGAAACGCCAGTGCGGGCCGCTCCGGCTCGAAAGGGGGTAATGCTTCCGCGGCCGCCGCCACCTACGGCCAAGCAGCGCAGCAGCATCTTCCGGGCGGTGCTGTAGGCAATGCTTCCGGAACCAGTGCCAGCAGCTCCACGTCTTCTACCACCGCCCATCGGAACGATGCGTCGGATGGAGGAGGCGGAGGACTCGCGTCCAGCAGTGCCGCGACAGCCGGTGGTGCGTCCTCCGGTCTGCTATCGGGtccggccgccgccgccgcaccaCCGCCCGTCGTTTCGGCCTGGGGTGAAAACCATCGGCTGGCGGACGTCGTCAAGGGTACGGCCAAGGGCGTACGGGCACCGGGTGCGGCGACGGTGGCGGCCATCGTGGCCGGCACGGCGACGGTGCCGGTCGTTTccgccaacagcagcagcagcagcaacgagcTTAGCCTGGGCGGCAAGAGCGCGACGGAGCCGAAAGCGGCCACTAACGAATCCGGTCCAACGAACAGCAATGGCGCTTCCGGTGCATCGGGAACCAgtaaccagcagcagcagaataaTCATCTACCTGTGATAAAAGGCAGCACAAATGCCGCAACGAGTGGTGGCAGTCAAACTGCGTCCAcgctttcctcctcctcctcccactCCTCCGCCTCGACCGGTACGACGCATTCGTCGGTCGCTGCCGCCAACAGCGCTGCTCCGGTATCGACCGGCACCAGTACGGCCGATAAATCTACCAAGACTGACGTATCGTTGTTGCAAATGGCGGCGACCCCTGTCACCGCTGCGCcgacgaccaccacctcccggGCCACCTCCACCGCGACGCTCGAGAGTGCGGCGTCGGTAGTGAAGGGCGAGGCGGCCGCCTCCGCTCCTCCACCCACGACGGCCAACGCGGCAACGATGACCTCGACTGATTTCACTACCAAATCTTCTTCCTCCGgtactgccgccgccgccgccgccgcctccccATCCGTCACTTctgctggtggtagtggtgcggCGAAAAAGCCGTCGACATCGACCAACGCCGCCACAAACACTACCGCCACCAGCCACGCTAACACTTCCTCTGCCGGTAGCAGTAAATCGTCCAcctcggcggcggcggcaccacAGCCCCCACCGCCAACCTTCTCGCTGCAGAACCACCCACCGTTGGTTCCGCACGACAGTACTGCGGCGACAGCCACCGTGCCCGCCGCCACCCCTCAGGTACGGCTGAGCTACGCCCAGGTAGCGCAGCATCTGGCCGAACAAAGCAAGGACAGCAAGGAACAGGCGTCGTCGCTTCCGTCCCACAATCATCATCACGGTAGCGATAAGCTGACCGGCTCTGCCATGGGttccactaccaccaccgccgtcAGCAGCTCCTCCGCTTCGtcgggcggtggcggtggtgtggTGGAGAAAGAGAACAGTAATGCATTAGCAGCATCGTCGGAGAGCAACGGTTCGACGGCTGTAGCAGCTTCAACTGCCACCACTGGAGCTACCGTCGCGCACGGTACTGCCGGTGGTAGCGCTGCCGCAGGgaacggcaacaacaacaacaacaccggtGGATTCATTGGCGTTAGCAGCAAGCGGAAGGATTCGGGCGCCGGTGGCAGGAGCTCAACTGGTGGCACCAcagcgcaccaccaccatggtGATGGTTTCCGAGAACAACGAG ATACGCGCTACAATCAGCAACACGGTGCCAGTGGAAACACCAATGCACGCAACTCCAAAGATTACCGTCAGTCTTCCGGTGGtgctggcggcggcggcggcggccacaccaatgccatcggctctgctTCCCTCCATTCCGGTGCCGGCGGGCTGCGCAATGCCGCACcagagcaaaacaacaacaatcacgCGCATCAtcaaggaggaggaggaggaggtggaggtAGAAGTACCGGAAATTCGGGCAACAGTGGCAATAACAATAATCACCACAGTAATAACAACAGTGCTGGTGGAGGCGCGCCCAAGTCTGGCGGTGCCCGATCGGTGCGCAAGGACTACCAatcgcaccagcagcagccacagcagcagcagcagcaggcccacCAGACACACCCGCGCAGTCCCAAATGA